A genomic window from Lactobacillus sp. ESL0677 includes:
- the thiD gene encoding bifunctional hydroxymethylpyrimidine kinase/phosphomethylpyrimidine kinase — protein sequence MLKKEIIALTIAGNDSDGSAGMTADLHSFYARGVYGMGLLTAAVAGNTTGIYAQEVMPLTFIQKQFTVLNEDFKIDALKTGMLANKEVISCVAANLHKYDMGKIVLDPVIMTKHGNTLLDDDAYQAFLDELLPMADIITPNFYEQQKLTGLDLNNIDEIKQGARKLQQMGAKNVLMKGRHDDNTQEAVTDILLTADGEFYEFTKPFIDTNRINGTGDTLSAVIAAELAKGKSIIDSVKIAKDFTYEAIAHPIAVGSKYGPINHFAAQQDTK from the coding sequence ATATTGAAGAAAGAAATTATCGCATTAACAATCGCAGGCAACGACAGTGACGGCAGTGCTGGAATGACAGCTGACTTGCACTCATTTTATGCCCGCGGTGTGTATGGCATGGGACTATTAACCGCCGCGGTTGCTGGCAATACTACCGGTATTTACGCACAGGAAGTTATGCCACTTACATTCATTCAAAAGCAGTTCACGGTTTTGAACGAAGATTTTAAAATTGACGCATTAAAGACTGGTATGCTGGCTAATAAGGAAGTTATCAGCTGTGTTGCCGCTAATTTGCACAAATACGACATGGGGAAGATTGTCCTTGATCCCGTTATCATGACTAAGCATGGCAATACCCTACTTGACGATGACGCATATCAAGCCTTTTTAGATGAATTATTACCAATGGCTGACATCATCACACCCAATTTCTATGAGCAACAAAAGTTGACTGGTCTCGACCTTAATAATATAGACGAAATTAAGCAGGGTGCACGCAAATTACAACAAATGGGCGCTAAAAATGTCCTAATGAAGGGGCGCCATGACGATAATACTCAAGAAGCAGTTACTGATATTCTATTAACTGCTGATGGCGAATTTTATGAGTTCACCAAGCCCTTTATTGATACCAACCGGATTAACGGTACTGGTGATACTTTATCTGCTGTCATCGCAGCCGAGCTAGCCAAAGGTAAGTCTATTATCGATAGTGTTAAAATCGCTAAAGACTTTACTTATGAAGCAATCGCTCACCCAATCGCTGTTGGTTCCAAGTATGGACCAATCAATCATTTTGCAGCACAGCAAGACACGAAGTAA
- a CDS encoding cobalamin biosynthesis protein CobQ → MADKTIKIAYLYEDLMNTYGDSGDVKIIRYLLKKQNYTTQVDNVSLGDPFNAFDYDFVFFGGGQDFEQTVVAKDLPRHKETLTDYINAGHPMLGVCGGYQLVGTYYKTIGGTTIKGLDILPFHTVFKADKRMIGDTHYTTQWGEVKAFENHSGQTYFDSQELQPLGKMITGYGNNPQDGLEGLHYHNFIGTYSHGPILRNLNVANAIVKMVLDWHQERIAD, encoded by the coding sequence ATGGCTGACAAGACAATTAAAATTGCTTATTTATATGAAGACTTAATGAACACCTATGGTGATTCGGGCGATGTTAAAATTATTCGTTACCTATTAAAAAAGCAGAATTACACCACTCAGGTTGATAATGTTTCCTTAGGTGATCCGTTCAATGCCTTTGATTATGACTTTGTCTTTTTCGGTGGTGGTCAAGACTTTGAGCAAACCGTTGTTGCTAAAGACTTACCACGACACAAAGAAACTTTAACTGATTATATTAATGCCGGCCATCCAATGCTTGGCGTTTGTGGTGGTTACCAACTTGTTGGCACATATTATAAAACAATTGGTGGCACTACAATTAAAGGATTAGATATTTTACCATTCCACACCGTTTTTAAAGCCGATAAGCGCATGATTGGCGACACTCACTACACTACACAATGGGGCGAGGTTAAAGCGTTTGAAAATCATTCAGGACAAACCTATTTTGATAGTCAAGAGCTGCAACCATTGGGTAAAATGATTACTGGTTATGGTAATAACCCTCAAGATGGGCTTGAGGGCTTGCATTATCACAACTTCATTGGAACATACTCTCATGGGCCAATTTTGCGTAACTTAAATGTTGCTAACGCGATTGTTAAGATGGTACTTGATTGGCATCAAGAACGTATAGCTGATTAA
- the cas6e gene encoding type I-E CRISPR-associated protein Cas6/Cse3/CasE: MYLSRVEIDVNNWRNAKKLTQLSAFHDWVEQSFPDEIDSKEQMPHLWRLDRLVNKNYLLIVSQNKPDSILLSRLGTVVTKNYDKFLDSIEFDQLMNFQLTANPSFKSAEGKVTPSITVKDQAQWLIEQAEKAGFQLKRSEFKITSREWPVALHRDGRRVRLSRVTFMGKLRVKDVNLFKQALTNGIGLEKIFGMGLMTVIPLAE; the protein is encoded by the coding sequence ATGTATCTATCAAGAGTTGAAATTGATGTTAATAATTGGCGTAATGCTAAGAAATTAACGCAACTTTCTGCGTTTCACGATTGGGTAGAGCAGAGCTTTCCTGATGAGATTGATTCAAAAGAGCAAATGCCCCACCTATGGCGGCTTGACCGTTTAGTGAACAAAAATTATTTGTTAATCGTTAGTCAAAATAAGCCAGATAGTATTCTGCTTTCACGTTTAGGTACTGTAGTTACTAAAAACTATGATAAGTTTTTAGATAGTATTGAGTTCGATCAACTAATGAACTTTCAGTTAACTGCTAATCCATCATTTAAGTCGGCTGAAGGGAAGGTAACACCATCGATTACTGTGAAAGATCAGGCACAATGGCTTATTGAGCAAGCAGAAAAAGCTGGCTTCCAGTTAAAACGTTCTGAGTTTAAAATTACTAGTCGTGAGTGGCCAGTTGCACTGCATCGAGATGGCCGTAGAGTGCGTCTTAGTAGAGTCACATTTATGGGTAAGCTGCGAGTTAAGGATGTTAACTTGTTTAAGCAGGCTTTAACTAATGGCATAGGTCTAGAAAAAATTTTTGGCATGGGCCTCATGACAGTTATTCCTTTAGCTGAATAA
- the cas7e gene encoding type I-E CRISPR-associated protein Cas7/Cse4/CasC, whose amino-acid sequence MSNTNLYLDLNILQKVPSFNINQDSTGASKTAFYGGVTRARVSAQNWQKAVHDFFKAENAAVATKTKEVAELLAYKLTALDGSLDANSAIDKSIATLGAAGLKFKRDQSTGRVLTDTYLMISPDQIEKLAQYALTHDNFTDRNAKNDVTRILQTNNSLDLALFGRIVADNPRLNVSAAAQVAHAISTHEIKSEYDYFTAFDDSHPDKATDVDMLGAVEYDSAILYRYANVSVNTLANNLNGGDIVKSVAEFVKAFILSMPTTARMTFANKTLPNYIMITLREGTPINLASAFEEPIISKKDCISKSIMRLEDEYMATKRFVEEPLMNVILTNHPSRINNQAGNLSDLLKQVTDALTKAMQSEDVDD is encoded by the coding sequence ATGAGTAATACGAATTTATATCTTGATCTGAATATATTACAGAAAGTACCGTCTTTTAATATTAATCAAGATTCTACTGGTGCATCAAAGACCGCGTTTTATGGTGGAGTAACACGTGCACGAGTTTCTGCACAAAATTGGCAAAAGGCTGTACATGATTTCTTTAAAGCTGAAAATGCTGCAGTTGCAACAAAGACTAAAGAAGTTGCCGAGTTGTTGGCTTACAAGCTAACTGCTTTAGATGGATCTTTAGATGCTAATTCAGCAATCGACAAGTCAATTGCTACTTTAGGTGCAGCTGGACTTAAATTTAAGCGGGACCAAAGTACTGGTAGAGTTTTGACCGATACCTATTTGATGATTAGTCCTGATCAAATTGAAAAATTGGCACAGTATGCCTTAACTCATGATAATTTTACTGATCGAAATGCTAAAAATGATGTTACACGGATTTTGCAAACTAATAATTCTTTAGACTTGGCTTTATTTGGTCGCATTGTTGCAGATAATCCAAGATTGAATGTTAGCGCAGCAGCCCAAGTAGCACATGCAATTTCAACACATGAGATCAAATCGGAGTACGATTACTTTACAGCATTTGATGATTCACACCCAGATAAGGCAACTGATGTTGATATGCTTGGTGCAGTTGAATATGATTCAGCAATTTTGTATCGTTATGCTAATGTAAGTGTTAATACTTTGGCTAATAACCTTAATGGTGGAGATATTGTTAAGAGTGTTGCAGAATTTGTTAAGGCCTTTATTCTTTCAATGCCTACAACTGCACGCATGACATTTGCTAATAAGACTTTACCAAATTACATCATGATTACTTTAAGAGAGGGTACACCAATTAATTTGGCTTCTGCTTTTGAAGAACCAATTATCTCCAAAAAAGACTGCATTTCTAAGTCAATTATGAGACTAGAAGATGAATACATGGCAACTAAGAGATTTGTCGAAGAACCGTTGATGAATGTAATACTCACAAACCATCCTTCAAGAATTAACAATCAAGCTGGTAACTTATCAGATTTATTGAAGCAAGTTACTGATGCATTGACTAAAGCAATGCAAAGCGAAGATGTTGATGACTAA
- the cas2e gene encoding type I-E CRISPR-associated endoribonuclease Cas2e: protein MIVVTLTKVPQSLRGDLTKWYQEVQTGVYVGNVSARIRDLLWQRVEKNIGSGEATMVYSTNTELGYEIKTTRRNYDVVDYDGIPLVMRLNVDNMPQTIKHGFSNAAKFHRAKVMAHNQKKVHAKISQPEITVLDLETTGLKAGRDQIISIGAVKKLKDGSYQKFDQLIKIDQKIPKPITELTGITEKTLADNGIPLSSALVQLKDFIKSSVLMGYNFHFDETFLSCGLIACNLAELDNKTIDLMAIVKKTEKFLDNYQLATVLKFYNIENLQPHNALSDAQATMELANKLMKNGRIKF, encoded by the coding sequence ATGATTGTAGTTACCTTAACTAAAGTACCACAATCATTGCGAGGCGATCTTACTAAGTGGTATCAAGAAGTACAAACAGGTGTCTATGTTGGCAATGTTAGTGCAAGAATACGCGATTTATTGTGGCAACGAGTAGAGAAAAATATTGGCAGTGGCGAAGCAACTATGGTTTATAGCACCAATACCGAGTTGGGCTACGAAATTAAAACGACACGACGAAATTATGATGTTGTTGACTATGATGGTATTCCGTTAGTAATGCGGCTGAATGTTGATAATATGCCACAAACTATAAAGCATGGCTTCAGTAATGCAGCTAAATTTCATCGTGCAAAAGTGATGGCACATAATCAGAAAAAGGTGCACGCTAAAATTTCACAGCCAGAAATTACTGTATTGGATCTCGAAACAACAGGATTAAAAGCTGGTCGTGATCAAATTATTTCAATAGGTGCTGTTAAAAAGCTAAAAGATGGTAGTTATCAAAAATTTGATCAATTAATTAAAATCGATCAAAAAATACCCAAACCGATAACCGAGCTTACGGGCATAACTGAAAAGACGTTGGCAGATAATGGAATACCACTTAGTTCAGCTCTTGTTCAGCTAAAAGATTTTATCAAGTCTTCTGTTTTAATGGGGTATAATTTTCATTTTGATGAAACGTTTTTGTCTTGTGGCCTAATTGCTTGTAACTTAGCAGAATTAGATAATAAAACAATTGACTTAATGGCGATAGTTAAGAAAACCGAAAAGTTTCTTGATAACTATCAGTTGGCGACAGTATTAAAGTTTTATAATATTGAAAATTTGCAGCCACATAATGCATTATCTGATGCTCAGGCTACAATGGAATTAGCGAACAAACTAATGAAAAACGGTAGGATCAAATTTTAG
- the cas1e gene encoding type I-E CRISPR-associated endonuclease Cas1e: protein MVKNFGAKKPELSELARISDRITFLYFEHAKLSRQDSALMVSDSRGTVFVPAAIVSVLMLGPGVDVTHRAMELIGEAGMSVVWVGEYGVRQYAHGRSLNHSSRLLEAQAKLVSNKRSRVAVARKMYQMRFPDEDVSQLSMQELRGKEGSRVRRIYREQSKRTGVLWTRREYNPDDFESQTPINKALTEAHQALYGLSYSVIVAIGASAGLGFVHTGHDLAFVYDFADLYKAEISIPVAFEITAKYGNDKDIATKTRLAMRDIFTSGKLLTRMVTDLQNLLGVTEAKEANVINLWDDKLGLQKFGVQYHEIEEDND, encoded by the coding sequence ATGGTAAAAAACTTTGGTGCTAAGAAGCCGGAACTGTCAGAACTAGCAAGAATTAGTGATCGAATAACATTTCTTTATTTTGAACATGCTAAGTTAAGCAGGCAAGATAGTGCCTTAATGGTTTCTGATAGTCGTGGTACTGTTTTTGTTCCAGCAGCAATTGTAAGTGTACTGATGTTAGGCCCAGGTGTTGATGTTACTCATCGAGCGATGGAATTAATTGGTGAAGCTGGTATGAGTGTAGTTTGGGTTGGCGAGTACGGCGTGCGGCAATATGCTCATGGACGCTCACTTAATCATTCTTCACGTTTACTTGAGGCTCAGGCTAAATTGGTTTCTAATAAACGTTCTCGAGTTGCAGTTGCTAGAAAAATGTACCAAATGCGGTTTCCTGATGAAGACGTTTCGCAACTTTCAATGCAGGAATTGCGTGGCAAGGAAGGTAGTCGTGTTAGGCGAATATACCGTGAGCAATCTAAAAGAACTGGCGTCTTGTGGACACGGCGTGAATATAATCCTGATGACTTTGAATCACAGACGCCAATCAATAAGGCGTTGACTGAAGCTCATCAAGCTTTATATGGTCTGAGTTATAGCGTTATTGTTGCAATAGGCGCTTCTGCAGGCTTAGGCTTTGTCCATACAGGACATGATTTAGCATTTGTTTATGACTTTGCGGATTTATATAAAGCAGAGATTTCAATACCTGTTGCCTTTGAAATTACGGCCAAGTATGGTAACGATAAGGATATCGCTACTAAGACAAGGCTAGCCATGCGGGATATATTTACTAGTGGTAAATTATTAACGCGAATGGTAACTGATTTGCAAAATTTACTCGGTGTGACAGAGGCAAAAGAAGCTAATGTAATTAATTTGTGGGATGATAAATTGGGCTTGCAAAAATTTGGTGTACAGTATCACGAAATTGAAGAGGACAATGACTGA
- the cas6e gene encoding type I-E CRISPR-associated protein Cas6/Cse3/CasE, with the protein MYLSRVEIDVNNRQKIKDLTQLSAFHNWVEQSFPDEIRAGKRLRHLWRLDRLSGKLYLLILSEAKPNPEGLSRYGVARTVITKNYDNFLSQIKQGEVMQFRLTANPSYRPKDQNKVYPHVTATQQMQWLADRAEKSGFQVKYSENEQSFNIVSRDWPLLSYRGNRRVRLSRVTFEGTLQVTDANLFKEMLVNGLGREKAFGMGLMTVIPR; encoded by the coding sequence ATGTATTTATCAAGAGTTGAGATCGATGTAAATAATCGACAAAAAATTAAAGATTTGACGCAACTTTCGGCTTTTCATAATTGGGTAGAGCAAAGCTTCCCGGATGAAATTAGAGCTGGTAAGAGATTGCGTCACTTGTGGCGGCTTGATCGTTTATCAGGGAAGTTATACTTGCTGATTCTTAGCGAGGCTAAGCCCAATCCAGAAGGACTGTCGCGATATGGTGTTGCTAGAACAGTTATTACCAAAAATTATGATAATTTTTTAAGTCAAATCAAACAAGGCGAAGTTATGCAGTTTAGACTGACAGCCAACCCGTCTTACAGGCCAAAAGATCAAAATAAGGTGTACCCTCATGTTACTGCGACGCAACAAATGCAGTGGCTGGCTGATCGAGCAGAAAAATCTGGCTTTCAGGTAAAATATTCTGAAAATGAACAATCGTTTAACATTGTTAGTCGTGATTGGCCTCTGTTATCGTACCGCGGTAATCGCAGAGTGCGTCTTAGTCGGGTTACATTTGAGGGTACCCTGCAAGTTACCGATGCCAATTTGTTTAAAGAGATGTTAGTTAATGGACTTGGTCGCGAAAAGGCCTTTGGTATGGGATTGATGACGGTTATTCCGAGGTAA
- the cas5e gene encoding type I-E CRISPR-associated protein Cas5/CasD: MKTLTIRLTAPLQSYGNEASFERRTTGDYPAKSAIIGMIAAALGYSRDDQRIKQLNELQFAVRIDQHGITLTDFQTVEWKKDTRKITYRDYLQDAVFVVAVGGDETAIEKIHFALKHPHYALFLGRRANAPAGVLQMDIKDGDPISVLKQLPWRASDWYQKRQRRSATFRAEIIADAALLPDANKSSMEVKDEAISFDSKARQYGFREVKTTAVELTNPVFKSDTEHDALSAL, translated from the coding sequence ATGAAGACACTAACGATTAGGTTGACTGCGCCTTTGCAGTCTTATGGCAATGAAGCATCATTTGAGCGGCGGACAACAGGTGATTATCCAGCAAAAAGCGCAATAATAGGGATGATTGCCGCAGCATTAGGATACAGTCGCGATGATCAACGGATTAAGCAATTAAATGAGTTACAATTTGCTGTTCGAATTGATCAGCACGGGATAACTTTAACCGATTTTCAGACGGTTGAATGGAAAAAAGATACACGAAAGATCACCTATCGTGACTACTTGCAAGATGCCGTTTTTGTTGTAGCTGTTGGTGGTGATGAGACTGCTATTGAAAAAATCCATTTTGCATTAAAGCACCCGCATTATGCCTTATTTTTAGGCAGACGTGCAAATGCGCCTGCTGGTGTTTTACAAATGGATATTAAAGATGGCGATCCAATTTCTGTGTTAAAGCAATTGCCGTGGAGAGCTTCTGATTGGTATCAAAAACGGCAAAGGCGCAGTGCTACATTTAGAGCGGAAATCATTGCGGATGCGGCTTTATTGCCAGATGCTAATAAATCGAGTATGGAAGTAAAAGATGAAGCTATATCATTTGATTCAAAAGCGCGTCAGTATGGCTTCCGCGAGGTTAAAACCACAGCAGTTGAACTTACCAATCCTGTTTTTAAATCAGATACTGAGCATGATGCTTTGTCAGCTTTATAA
- the cas7e gene encoding type I-E CRISPR-associated protein Cas7/Cse4/CasC: MTNKNLYLDLNVLQTVPSSNINRDDTGAPKTALYGGVKRARVSSQSWKKAMRDYFRDENIESGIRTKKVADLFEKKLKELDNSLDDVSAVNKAKKFLFAVINPSKYTKEIKKKNPNFELPDALLFISPGQIDKLADYALNHDKLDDKNVKKEIKQILKKDNSLDLALFGRMVATNPELNVDASAQVAHAISTHEIVPEHDYFTALDDLQSDDANGAAMLGTIEYDSATLYRYANINVKDLAKNLGNRDAIQSIIAFIKAFTLSMPTGKQNTFANKTLPNYIMVTLRPDTPVNLVSAFEEPVVTKGGFVKSSIQKLEDEYQSTNIMLEDPLLNVVLSRDGSGQLEKVTKLSDLLDRVSAALTKVMQDEDTND, translated from the coding sequence ATGACTAACAAAAATTTATATCTAGATCTTAATGTATTACAAACAGTGCCATCCTCAAACATTAATCGTGATGATACTGGTGCACCTAAAACGGCATTGTATGGTGGTGTTAAGCGGGCACGTGTTTCTTCACAAAGCTGGAAAAAAGCAATGCGCGATTATTTTAGAGACGAAAATATTGAGAGTGGAATTAGAACGAAGAAAGTAGCTGATCTTTTTGAAAAGAAGCTAAAAGAATTGGATAACTCTTTAGATGATGTGTCTGCAGTTAATAAGGCAAAAAAATTTTTATTTGCTGTTATTAATCCTTCAAAATATACAAAAGAAATTAAAAAGAAAAATCCAAATTTCGAATTACCAGATGCTTTATTGTTTATTAGTCCTGGACAAATTGATAAATTGGCTGATTACGCACTTAATCACGATAAATTAGATGATAAAAATGTTAAGAAGGAAATTAAGCAAATCTTGAAGAAGGATAATTCCTTAGATTTAGCCTTGTTTGGTCGGATGGTTGCCACTAATCCAGAATTAAATGTTGATGCATCGGCTCAGGTTGCCCATGCGATTTCGACACATGAAATTGTTCCAGAACATGACTACTTCACAGCACTTGATGATTTACAGTCAGATGATGCTAATGGTGCAGCAATGCTGGGAACGATTGAATATGATTCTGCGACTTTATATCGCTATGCAAATATTAATGTTAAAGATTTGGCTAAAAATTTAGGTAATCGAGATGCTATTCAAAGTATAATTGCTTTTATTAAAGCCTTTACTTTGTCAATGCCAACAGGTAAACAAAATACATTTGCAAATAAAACTTTGCCAAACTATATTATGGTTACGCTGCGTCCAGATACTCCAGTTAATTTGGTTTCAGCATTTGAAGAACCAGTTGTGACCAAAGGTGGTTTTGTTAAAAGTTCTATTCAGAAGTTAGAAGATGAATATCAATCTACTAATATTATGCTTGAAGATCCTCTTCTTAATGTTGTACTTTCGCGAGATGGTAGTGGGCAACTTGAAAAAGTCACAAAACTTTCTGACTTACTAGATCGGGTATCTGCAGCTTTAACAAAGGTTATGCAAGATGAAGACACTAACGATTAG
- the casB gene encoding type I-E CRISPR-associated protein Cse2/CasB has translation MEYDYAIRKITAKIIDRLYDNGNLDKAALASLRSAATITSQRAQSVWPLLMKYLPEQFLSKNGEPTIGEIAVFAAIRLYAIQQQGKDELVCGDSTKKEIVEVNSISLCTAINRLKANKEIKVLLDQRIRLTSTTDNINSVTNCLTRLVKILKTDKQNAAKLVSGDATKNKVEEADGVSLFTALAKLRASEDIRVALDRRIQPLLATNNIASVINSLTHLVEILKATEQPLKIDYPLLAQDLYDFQTNYHRAGKVRLSWGEQYFEVNNSNNIKGEEND, from the coding sequence ATGGAATATGATTATGCAATCAGAAAAATAACAGCCAAAATCATTGACCGACTTTATGATAATGGCAACTTGGATAAAGCTGCTTTAGCGAGCTTAAGAAGTGCCGCAACGATTACAAGTCAGCGAGCACAAAGTGTTTGGCCATTATTAATGAAGTACTTACCAGAACAATTTTTAAGTAAAAATGGTGAGCCAACAATTGGTGAAATTGCTGTGTTTGCGGCAATACGCCTTTATGCAATTCAACAGCAAGGTAAAGATGAATTGGTTTGTGGTGATTCGACCAAAAAGGAAATTGTAGAAGTTAATAGTATAAGTTTATGTACTGCTATAAATAGGCTAAAAGCGAATAAAGAAATTAAAGTACTTCTGGATCAACGAATTCGGTTAACATCAACAACTGACAATATTAATAGTGTTACTAACTGTTTAACACGTCTAGTAAAAATCTTGAAAACTGATAAACAGAATGCTGCAAAATTAGTTTCAGGTGATGCAACAAAAAATAAAGTTGAAGAGGCTGACGGCGTAAGCTTGTTTACTGCTCTTGCTAAATTAAGAGCGAGTGAAGATATTAGAGTGGCACTAGATCGGCGTATTCAACCATTACTAGCAACAAATAATATTGCCAGTGTTATCAATTCGCTAACGCATCTAGTAGAAATTTTAAAAGCCACTGAGCAGCCATTAAAAATTGACTATCCACTATTAGCTCAAGATTTATATGATTTTCAAACGAATTATCACCGTGCGGGCAAAGTTCGTTTGTCATGGGGCGAGCAATATTTCGAAGTAAATAATTCAAACAATATTAAAGGGGAAGAAAATGACTAA
- a CDS encoding type I-E CRISPR-associated protein Cse1/CasA, which translates to MIEKDFNLITDSWLKVIDQQTGREKKVSLIELFKNAQNYRQLAGDMRVQDLAIIRLLLAILTTVYSRFDADGKPYEWLEKGTEQFLSDATIIKFYPKNRIKQTVVKTWQSLYQKGHFTEIVTKYLEHYADKFAFFGEHPFYQVTKAEYDELVPANKAVAKGTGTVSVKQINRRISESNNTPALFAPKAGEGKNQIAVDELARWIITYQSFTGVTDKTKIKADEKFSVSPGWLYKLNPVFAQGKTLFETLMLNLVLFSQEPARQRPVWEYASAKEYVSERQKNLLPNNIAELYTSWSRILHIEWDDTGEPTIFSAGLPKIVSDNAMIEPMTVWKYDKKTAAYRPAVRGLQSLSKAMWRNFGNYVNANKAHDNREPGIVVWLRLLKEKRAIPHDKLLTLASVDLIDDGNATSQSPVAEVTDDMSINADVLFDENDADYWPAQIEAVIEKTQTVGSNFWQFARDVGEIRGFKDNSLKEFANRLSAKFYYGLNQPFKDWLAGLTNHDERGEKVLLWEKQLKQHAFAEAKKVMDTSSSRDVKGVLTDKGLRNIFTINNYFKYRVNSEMKKE; encoded by the coding sequence ATGATTGAAAAAGACTTTAATCTAATTACAGATTCTTGGCTTAAAGTAATCGATCAACAGACTGGTCGAGAGAAAAAAGTGTCTTTAATTGAATTATTTAAAAATGCGCAAAATTACCGGCAATTAGCTGGTGATATGCGAGTACAAGATTTAGCGATTATACGACTGTTATTAGCAATCTTAACGACGGTATACTCGCGTTTTGATGCAGATGGTAAACCCTATGAATGGCTAGAAAAAGGCACCGAGCAATTTTTATCAGATGCTACGATAATTAAGTTTTATCCTAAGAACCGTATTAAACAGACAGTAGTAAAAACTTGGCAAAGTTTATACCAAAAAGGACATTTTACAGAGATTGTTACTAAATATTTAGAGCATTACGCTGATAAGTTTGCTTTCTTTGGTGAACATCCATTTTATCAGGTAACAAAAGCTGAATATGATGAGCTAGTTCCAGCTAATAAGGCTGTTGCCAAGGGTACGGGAACAGTATCAGTTAAGCAAATTAATAGACGCATTTCTGAAAGTAACAATACTCCAGCGCTATTCGCACCAAAAGCTGGTGAAGGTAAAAACCAAATTGCAGTCGATGAATTGGCTAGATGGATCATTACTTACCAAAGTTTTACTGGGGTAACTGATAAAACTAAGATTAAAGCAGATGAGAAATTCTCAGTTTCACCTGGTTGGCTGTATAAATTAAATCCTGTTTTTGCTCAGGGTAAAACTCTTTTTGAAACTTTGATGTTAAACCTAGTTTTATTTAGTCAAGAGCCAGCACGGCAAAGACCAGTCTGGGAATATGCAAGCGCAAAAGAGTACGTGAGTGAACGCCAAAAAAATCTTTTACCGAATAATATTGCAGAGCTGTATACAAGTTGGTCACGGATTTTGCATATTGAATGGGATGATACTGGTGAACCAACTATTTTTAGTGCAGGACTACCCAAAATTGTCAGTGATAACGCAATGATTGAACCGATGACGGTCTGGAAATATGATAAAAAGACGGCGGCTTATAGGCCAGCAGTCAGAGGATTGCAGTCATTAAGCAAAGCGATGTGGCGCAACTTCGGTAATTATGTTAATGCCAATAAGGCTCATGATAACAGGGAGCCGGGAATTGTTGTTTGGCTGCGGTTACTTAAAGAAAAGCGAGCAATTCCGCATGATAAATTATTGACATTGGCGTCAGTGGATTTGATTGACGATGGTAATGCGACATCACAATCTCCGGTTGCTGAAGTTACTGATGATATGAGTATTAATGCCGATGTTCTTTTTGATGAAAATGATGCCGATTATTGGCCAGCGCAAATTGAAGCAGTAATTGAAAAGACGCAGACAGTTGGGTCAAACTTTTGGCAATTTGCACGTGATGTTGGTGAAATTCGCGGATTTAAAGACAACTCGCTTAAAGAGTTTGCAAATCGCTTAAGCGCTAAGTTTTATTATGGATTAAATCAACCGTTTAAAGATTGGCTTGCAGGTTTAACTAATCATGACGAACGTGGTGAAAAGGTACTTCTTTGGGAAAAGCAGCTTAAACAGCATGCTTTTGCAGAAGCTAAAAAGGTAATGGATACTAGTTCATCACGTGATGTAAAAGGGGTTCTTACCGATAAAGGCCTTAGAAATATTTTCACGATTAATAACTATTTTAAATATCGTGTTAATTCAGAGATGAAGAAGGAGTGA